In a genomic window of Halobiforma lacisalsi AJ5:
- a CDS encoding aldehyde ferredoxin oxidoreductase C-terminal domain-containing protein has protein sequence MLHAAGPLLTVDVGERTATETEIEDLLENYVGGRALATALAHDRIPFDADPFGPENRAYLSTGPLQQSAMSFTGRMNMTGLSPLTDGLVSTNAGGYLSRNFVDAGISVLEVVGESDELLAFHVTDDGVSFEEVPELEEATVPETSDYVDEHHDLGPEHCIAIGPAGENLVRFASVMTFDSRAFGRGGLGAVLGAKNVKCVTFEGEAAPELEVEIPDPPESEIHREAATSDDRMRRQGTTGGTEFINDNFSLPTRYFRDYEFEGVEGIGGNAVEEKKYKKGACSACAYACKLPTRDEETGLETEGPEFETVYSFGSLQGVGDVVDVMKSNELCDTLGMDTISAGVAVAAYLDSEEEFGNADLAHEVTEKIAYREGIGDLLAEGVDRCHDDLGVDNYTVKGMEFAAHDGRVLHGQGLSYAVANRGADHMYASMLSLEYSGELDPEGTLGKAERLVEQENYAAFRDSGVVCAFGSDYVTDERLETLFDADYDELLAVGAKTVTLERHFNNQRGFDRADDDLPYEIPDLEEAVAEYYDARGWMADGTVPDSRAPESAPADD, from the coding sequence ATGCTTCACGCCGCTGGGCCACTGCTCACCGTCGACGTCGGTGAGCGGACCGCGACCGAGACCGAGATCGAGGACCTGCTCGAGAACTACGTCGGGGGCCGCGCCCTCGCGACGGCGCTCGCCCACGACCGTATCCCGTTCGACGCCGACCCGTTCGGCCCGGAGAACCGGGCGTACCTCTCGACGGGGCCGCTCCAGCAGTCGGCGATGTCGTTTACCGGGCGGATGAACATGACCGGCCTCTCGCCGCTGACCGACGGGCTGGTCTCGACGAACGCCGGCGGCTACCTCTCGCGGAACTTCGTGGACGCGGGCATCAGCGTCCTCGAGGTCGTCGGCGAGAGCGACGAACTGCTCGCGTTCCACGTCACCGACGACGGAGTGAGCTTCGAGGAGGTACCCGAACTCGAGGAGGCGACGGTACCGGAGACCTCCGACTACGTGGACGAACACCACGATCTGGGCCCCGAACACTGCATCGCGATCGGCCCCGCGGGCGAGAACCTGGTCCGGTTCGCGTCCGTGATGACCTTCGACTCGCGGGCGTTCGGCCGCGGCGGCCTCGGCGCGGTGCTCGGCGCGAAAAACGTCAAGTGCGTCACCTTCGAGGGGGAGGCCGCGCCCGAACTCGAGGTCGAGATCCCGGACCCGCCCGAGTCCGAAATCCACCGGGAGGCGGCGACCTCCGACGACCGGATGCGCCGCCAGGGGACGACCGGCGGCACGGAGTTCATCAACGACAACTTCTCGCTGCCGACGCGGTACTTCCGCGACTACGAGTTCGAGGGCGTCGAGGGGATCGGCGGCAACGCCGTCGAGGAGAAGAAGTACAAGAAGGGCGCGTGCTCGGCCTGTGCCTACGCCTGCAAACTCCCGACGCGCGACGAGGAGACCGGTCTCGAGACCGAGGGACCGGAGTTCGAGACCGTCTACTCGTTCGGCTCGCTGCAGGGGGTCGGTGACGTCGTCGACGTGATGAAGTCGAACGAACTCTGTGACACGCTTGGAATGGACACCATCTCCGCGGGCGTGGCGGTCGCCGCGTACCTCGACAGCGAAGAGGAGTTCGGCAACGCCGACCTCGCCCACGAGGTCACCGAGAAGATCGCCTACCGCGAGGGGATCGGCGATCTGCTCGCGGAGGGCGTCGACCGCTGTCACGACGACCTCGGCGTCGACAACTACACCGTCAAGGGGATGGAGTTCGCCGCCCACGACGGCCGCGTGCTCCACGGCCAGGGACTGTCCTACGCCGTCGCGAACCGCGGCGCGGACCACATGTACGCGAGCATGCTCTCCCTCGAGTACAGCGGCGAACTCGATCCGGAGGGGACGCTCGGCAAGGCCGAGCGGCTCGTCGAGCAGGAGAACTACGCCGCGTTCCGCGACTCGGGCGTCGTCTGTGCCTTCGGGAGCGACTACGTCACCGACGAGCGCCTCGAGACGCTGTTCGACGCCGACTACGACGAGTTGCTCGCGGTCGGCGCGAAGACGGTCACCCTCGAACGGCACTTCAACAACCAGCGCGGCTTCGACCGTGCGGACGACGACCTCCCCTACGAGATCCCGGACCTCGAGGAAGCCGTCGCGGAGTACTACGACGCCCGCGGCTGGATGGCCGACGGGACCGTCCCCGACTCGCGAGCCCCGGAGTCCGCTCCTGCAGACGACTGA
- a CDS encoding MoaD/ThiS family protein, translating to MQLECVFFGPFRDAVGEKTVHHEVEADRDADRVTVGTLLADLEATYPDLEGELLADDGTATAGDTVVTVDERNVTHLDGLETELDPSSVVRMIPSVYGG from the coding sequence GTGCAACTCGAGTGCGTCTTCTTCGGGCCGTTCCGCGACGCCGTCGGCGAGAAGACGGTTCACCACGAGGTCGAGGCCGACCGGGACGCCGATCGGGTTACCGTCGGAACCCTCCTCGCGGACCTCGAGGCGACCTACCCCGACCTCGAGGGGGAACTGCTCGCGGACGACGGAACCGCGACCGCCGGCGACACCGTCGTCACCGTCGACGAGCGCAACGTCACCCACCTCGATGGGCTCGAGACCGAACTGGACCCGTCGTCGGTCGTCCGGATGATCCCGTCGGTGTACGGCGGCTGA
- a CDS encoding alpha/beta fold hydrolase, whose amino-acid sequence MLRTESGVLPAGHPYARVGDGRRALVVLPGFEDSMFPGVYPSVAGWALAPYFARYLDEYAVYQVSRPRGLPAGYDAADAAEGHARSLEAIADSHERVDVVGISMGGLIGQALARRHPEVVDRLVLANSGCRLAESAHGRAREFERDAREHDWASIRSKLAADMYSDGRAVAYPPTIRTIGRFLLPRPAEPADVWRSLEFVLGFDSGGGLADLEQPTLVFGGERDPYFTPEILRETVDRLPRGDLELRPGAKHGAFHERKPAFDSRVRAFLDGTPAAGERGDPVLEADSGR is encoded by the coding sequence GTGCTCCGAACCGAAAGCGGAGTTCTGCCGGCCGGACACCCCTACGCCCGCGTCGGCGACGGGCGGCGGGCGCTCGTCGTCCTGCCCGGCTTCGAGGACTCGATGTTCCCGGGCGTCTATCCGTCCGTCGCCGGCTGGGCGCTCGCCCCCTACTTCGCCCGGTATCTCGACGAGTACGCCGTCTACCAGGTCAGCCGCCCGCGCGGGCTGCCGGCCGGCTACGACGCCGCCGACGCGGCCGAGGGCCACGCCCGCTCCCTCGAGGCGATCGCCGACTCCCACGAGCGCGTCGACGTCGTCGGCATCTCGATGGGCGGGCTGATCGGCCAGGCGCTCGCCCGCCGCCACCCCGAAGTGGTCGACCGGCTCGTGCTCGCCAACAGCGGCTGTCGGCTCGCGGAGAGCGCGCACGGGAGAGCCCGCGAGTTCGAACGAGACGCCCGCGAGCACGACTGGGCGTCGATCCGCTCGAAGCTGGCGGCCGACATGTACTCCGACGGCCGGGCCGTGGCGTATCCGCCGACGATCCGGACGATCGGCCGGTTCCTCCTCCCGCGACCCGCCGAGCCCGCGGACGTGTGGCGCTCGCTCGAGTTCGTCCTGGGATTCGACTCGGGCGGGGGGCTCGCCGACCTCGAGCAGCCGACGCTCGTCTTCGGTGGCGAGCGCGATCCCTACTTCACGCCGGAAATCCTCCGCGAGACGGTCGACCGGCTCCCGCGGGGTGACCTCGAGCTCCGGCCCGGCGCGAAACACGGGGCCTTCCACGAGCGGAAGCCGGCGTTCGACTCGCGGGTTCGGGCGTTCCTCGATGGGACGCCGGCCGCGGGGGAGAGAGGAGATCCGGTCCTCGAGGCCGACAGCGGCCGGTAG
- a CDS encoding YciE/YciF ferroxidase family protein: MNANVDSLDELFVHKLAQQYYAEQELVEALDEMAINATNDKLSAGFADHRDETRTQVERLEDVFAALDRPAESRAMPVLDALEEERREYEDAIEDDDLLNMVYLNAGMMTERIEMTAYEGLSTMAGRLDYSDEVRTPLESNYDEEKSAYRELDAMKTASDMKSLWDRLTPGS; this comes from the coding sequence TGAACGCGAACGTAGACAGCCTGGACGAGCTGTTCGTCCACAAACTCGCCCAGCAGTATTACGCCGAACAGGAACTCGTCGAGGCGCTCGACGAGATGGCTATCAACGCGACCAACGACAAGCTCAGCGCCGGGTTCGCCGACCACCGCGACGAGACCCGAACGCAGGTCGAACGGCTCGAGGACGTCTTCGCCGCGCTCGACCGGCCCGCCGAGAGCCGCGCCATGCCAGTCCTCGACGCCCTCGAGGAGGAACGCCGCGAGTACGAGGACGCCATCGAGGACGACGACCTGCTGAACATGGTCTACCTGAACGCGGGGATGATGACCGAACGGATCGAGATGACGGCCTACGAAGGGCTGTCGACGATGGCGGGCCGGCTCGATTACAGCGACGAGGTCCGTACGCCCCTCGAGTCGAACTACGACGAGGAGAAATCCGCGTACCGCGAACTCGACGCGATGAAGACCGCCTCCGACATGAAGTCGCTGTGGGACCGGCTGACGCCGGGATCCTGA